One genomic window of Halococcus salifodinae DSM 8989 includes the following:
- a CDS encoding metal-dependent hydrolase, with amino-acid sequence MMATTHALAGMVVAGVTLVVAPEHTPVAVAAAGIGGAFPDLDLYADHRKTLHFPTYYAAIAAVLAAVAIAVPSQFSVGLAWFFVAAALHSRMDAFGGGLELKPWRGTSERAVYDHYRGRWLRPRRWIRYDGAPEDLALAVVLGGICLAIYPASIDPVIAVVVGISAVYTLLRKPMVWVVERLVDALPPTLLDRVPERFVEDFRS; translated from the coding sequence ATGATGGCCACCACGCACGCGCTCGCCGGGATGGTGGTCGCGGGCGTGACGCTCGTGGTCGCACCGGAACACACCCCGGTGGCCGTGGCGGCTGCCGGCATCGGCGGCGCGTTCCCCGATCTCGATCTCTACGCCGACCACCGCAAGACTCTCCACTTCCCGACGTACTACGCGGCGATCGCGGCCGTGCTCGCCGCTGTGGCAATCGCCGTCCCGAGCCAGTTCTCTGTCGGGCTGGCGTGGTTTTTCGTCGCCGCAGCGCTCCACTCCCGGATGGACGCGTTCGGCGGCGGGCTCGAACTCAAGCCGTGGCGCGGCACCTCCGAACGTGCGGTGTACGACCACTACCGGGGTCGGTGGCTCCGGCCGCGACGGTGGATCCGGTACGACGGCGCGCCCGAGGACCTCGCACTCGCAGTGGTGCTCGGCGGGATCTGTCTCGCGATCTACCCGGCATCGATCGATCCCGTGATCGCGGTCGTCGTCGGGATCTCGGCGGTCTACACCCTGCTCCGCAAACCGATGGTCTGGGTCGTCGAACGACTCGTCGATGCGCTTCCCCCCACACTGCTCGATCGCGTCCCCGAGCGCTTCGTCGAAGATTTCCGTTCGTAG